The genomic interval ttttctttttatatatatatatatatatatatatatatatatatatatatatatatatatatgacaactcatttaattttatgggCATCATACTAGTCATCACATTGTAAATGTCCTACTATATATCTTCCGTAATCTAGGTATCTAAATTTCACCAGGACTTGTAAATATAATCAAAACCGATGCCTGGTGATCCTTTGACTATCAATGTTATTGTACTAGATCTGTAGTGAAatcaatgcattttttttgctaacaACTAGGGCTGACTTCCCTACTCCCCAACCTGACCACGCCCTCTTAATATTTCTTGTCCTGTTCCATCGTATATATAAACCATTCGCTAGTCAGCTACTAGGTCTGTTCATGCACAGAGTGTTTTTCTAATCaacgccccccccccctagCTTAGCACGTGTACGTACGTGCAAGGTGTGATTAATCTAGGATTAGTGCATGCAAACCAAGGTCTTTTGGTGTACTTGCAATCAAAGAGGAGGCTAAACTAATCAAAGCAATTGTCCTCATCTTAAGCCATGAGAGCTCCCCTTTCCATCATTAATTAGTTCAATATTAATTACACATAGATCACTAGATGTAGGtgcctatttttttcttcctttttctttttctgtttcttcttctttgaaGCAATATGTAGGTGCCTCGTTTGACCAGACATTATAGTGCTGTTGTCCATAGGCATATATGCTAGTTCTACCACATCAGATTTCAGGGCTCAGCTCGGCTCAGAACGAAGGAGAAGGCCCAGTGCGACAGTGTTGTAGCAGCATATCAACAgcgtcagcagcagcagcagcagctagctgcaTCACCCAATCAATTTCCATATGGCCAATTTGGCCATTGCCATCATGAATTTACCAATCTGCACTGtgctgcattgcattgcattgcatgggAGAGGAACAAATTGGCAAATTGCTACGCCGAATTGCTGCCCAGCCCACCATGGGCATGTAGCGAGGTATACTACTAGCCAAGTGAATAATAACCTTGTGCACCAGCCCTGAATTTATACACCTGCCTTTTGCTTGTATATATTACATACATACAACCAgtgatacaaatatacaacgaatAACACTACATGCCACGACACCCCTAAAATTACCCCCTTCAGACGGCGGCCGACATATGGGTCCTCCCGACCCACGGGGTGTCCTATGTGTCGGCCGCCGAATAATGGCAGTGGGAACCATAGCGATGTGtgctaagagcaggtacaatagctggctataagctggctgtaaatatattttaatgagataagagaggagagagaagagcaatGGGCTATAGaaagccagctgcagcacgaacTCTAAGACGCAgggtgtgtatgacaggtggaacatagtagtatatgttttgtagataactattgaattaactattagattgactatagatgaattggagtcaggagttagctatactattgaacttgctctaccTATGAGGAGGAGATGACTGTTCGGTAAGTACGTGGTGCAAAATTGAATGCTGCAGAGGCAGATGGGATGGAGGTGGCGCAGCAGCTGTATGGAGGAGTGGGGGACCGGAGAGTGCTCATCTTTCTGAACAATTTAGACCCTAGTTgtgttgttggtgttgctTCTGGGATCGGTTGGGAGTTATTGCTACGGCCCATCCGGCTTCACCAAAGGCACTGGGAAATTGCCTCTGctttcctcctccccccatTGTCTCCTCGCAATTTGAGGCCTCTGCAAGCTGCAAAGCTACACGTTaaaaactactccctccgtctcatatTAAATAGGATTTtgattttctatttgtaatgtttggccgttcgtcttatttaaaaaattttgaaaatattatttatttttttattttttgtttattattgaaagtagtttaagtattacttataaatttttatatttgcactaaattttttaataagacaaatggttaaaaattgCAAGTGAATATTCCCAATCCCATATAATCTGGGATTGAGGGAGTACACTACACCTCAACACaaacacttaaaaaaaaaaggaaaattgcaaccgtaccattataattttgtaaagttacCAATGACACGTAGGGTCTACATAAGTTAATGATATGTGAGGCATGACGACATATCTTgaactttgcaaaattatgaCACCGTTACAATTTTCCCTAAAACAATGTCTGCTCGTGTACAAGTGTTTTTCAATCATGTATTGTTGGAGTAAACCAAATGGACAAGTGATGTTTTTTGTGGGGGGTTTCTCCTGGATTGGCTTTGTTTTGGGGGCAGTAGGCATTGCATTGTGGTCTTAGCCCAAAGAGGCCAATCATAGGAGAAGAAACAGAGGAGAATGAGTTCCGAGTCTTCAAGAGAGTCTGTGTactgcaatgcaatgcagtgTCTTTGCCTTCTTGGACGCACATTGCCTCAAAAGACTGGAAAAAACGTCAGTAGCAAGATTGCAGATGCTACCATATCGAGAGATGGCAGATAGATCTCATCTTGATCATATCATGCAATGGTCCAAAAATGCCAggccaggaaaaaaaaaaataaggttcAGATGGTCGGTCACTGTGAGCCTGTCTGGCCATGAAACTGGAGCAAACAGCTCGAGAACGCAGCACATTAAATTCCACAAAGGGTTAAATATGAAAAGTTTTGCCCATACAGGACAAAAAATACGTGCACATGATTCAGTGACACCATGCATGAACTTGCCTGTTCTTATGATCTTTCCACTCCAGTTCAGGCATCCAGTAATCAGTACATGGGACACCCTGTTGATCATGAGTCATGACAACAACCCAGTCGGGATGATTAAGGATAAGAATGAGGCATCGTATGCAATGTATTATAGAGTTTAAAACCATCAACCTGGCATGTGAATACTCAATACATCCATGTcacaaccaagattcaacaaaTCAATGTCTTGCAAGCTCCAAAACTGAGATAACTAGTGTTATTTTATGACATTACAGCCAAGAATATTGTTCTTGAACATGATAACTTGTTTGAATCTACTGCGGCATTGCAACCTGGCAAACAGCTACCAAATGCAAGCACAGAGCAAGATGAAGTTACTGGGCTGTTGTACCAACGGGTACGTTTGTCACCAGCTCCAAAAATCTGCATGGATTCCTACTCAACTGGTTTCGAGGCCAAGATCTTGCAGACAGGCATGGTCTCGTTTTTACTCAGTAACTTCAAAGTTGGATGGACGGGGATGTCATTCATTGATACCCTATCTCCAATGTCAAGATTTGCCAGATCCACCTCAATTTTTGGAGGGATGTGCTCAGCAGGGCAGAGATACACCAAGCTGGTCCTTATTTTCTGCAAAAAGCCGCCTACATTTTTCGATTGAATTCAATAGTCAGGTCAAGCATAGAAAGACAATAATTCAGCAATTACACAATTCATCAAAGAATAACAAAACAAGAGTTAGATATTCCACATAAAAAGGTAAACACTGCCACAGACATTGAACAGGTCATAGTATATAGTTCAGTATgactagttatatatattgttcacACATTTGTGTGATGATATAGGTTCAAAACCATGGTatccagttttttttcttaaaaagaaagatgaaacaaagaaaagatgTCCTAGTTCCACATACAAAGCAGAATTACAGTGGCATATATACATCATGTTTGTGTCTACAGAAAACTAGACAAAGAGAGCACCAAATATAACCAAGTAAAGCAGGTAGATGAGTTGTCATTCCCATCCAAAGTGCAACGTGTGTATCAAGGCAGTCAAATAGCGCAATTATAAGAATATGTTAGCAACTCTTTGGATTGGCCATATCAAATTGATGTACGTATGTTTCTCAtgataacaaattaaaaatcttaaatttcacAGGTTGCACGAATGTATGATTTATGGTGAATGGTAAATGTCACATTGCAAAGACTCATGAAAACAACTGTTTTTTCATGACTGATAGCAGTACATATCATGATTTATCAGGTGTACACGAAAACACTGAATAAAACCTTACTATGATATTCTAAACCCCAGAACTAAATGCGTACCATAGAGCTATAGCCATAACTCAGATACAAACAAATATGTAATAATGTAAATGCAAGGACAAAGCTAcatgttaaattttgaattcctGTGCCAACCACTTGTCCTCACTTGGTAAAGTGCGAGGACTTGTGCTTTTTTCTGACATGTTTTATTCATCTACTGTCAGTTTGGCACTAACCTGGTTACCTGAAAACAGTAGTACCCTCCGaccaaaaatataaggatgTTTTGAGCctttttggagagattaagGTTGAAAGAAGAGATTGTTATTGGTTGAGATGGGAAAgtaggtgaaaaaaattaaattatggatgattgtgattggttgagatgagcaGGTAGGCGGGGATGTCCTTGTATTGTTGGACAAAATTCAAACTCTAGATATCCTTATATCTCTAAACAGAAGGAGTACTTAGGGCTTGCCTGAGATATCATAATCTTAAACTTGCTACAAGCTTAAAATATCATGCTCCTGAAACAGGGTGCTATTGCAAAGGACTTTTTGAAAGTTTAAACTAGATTTTATTGAAGTTTTGAATCCTGTCTCCATACTTTTTGGAAGGTAGCTTATGTGGCCCTGAAGAGAGGATAAGCTCATCGAAGCCGCCAAGCCAGCATTGAGGCCAGTGGAAATTGAATGTCAGAAGTTGTCCCCATCATAAATTGACCCGGTCTTACAAACGGTAAGCATATTTGGGACCTATTGATTGCGATTTATCATTGCGGAAGTACCAAAGTCACAGCTCGCTACTTACAAGAGGACTTCGATACAAAACAATGGGAAGTGACAGATCAGGACCACAAGCCCACAGTTGATGCCGATGCGAATAATAGAGAAGACGCATGCCACCTGCCCTCTTGCATTAAACGAACTTACTTCCAGAATGCAGTAGACCCTTATGTACAGAAGCTTAGAATCCTACAGGAAAGTAATACATCATAATGGAAATTTCATATTGTTCATCTTTCATTTTCCCAGATCATGGAACTAATGGAATGCCTACATAAGTTTCCTTACTATCCGGAATTATGAAGACAAGAATCCTTAACtcttaaatgataaaattgataACACTCTCAAAACTTAAGTATATAATAATCAATTTCACTGGAaaagatataatttatttttcacttgatataattacattttaaatattaatataacaTATAGTTACAAGAGGTGTGTATTTGAGAAAAACAAACGTCTTACAAGGAATCTATCAAGGTACATCGGGAGTAATTTCGTCTCTACAAGTCCAACATCTTAACAGAAGTTCAGattatgaaacaaaaagaaataaagtaaATTGTAATGCATGTTATTTACTAATCTGACTTGAGCAATTCAAAGTGGAATGCACACCATTTGTTCAGACATAAATGATCAGCTTTTATTCAGTTAAATAGACTAATCTGATCTTAATGGAGGACTTACAAAGCACGTTAAGCTCATGATTCGGATATTGGCATTCAAAAATGTTAACTACTTGTGTGGTACTAAGCATTGAAATGAGACAAATAGATATAGTAGCATTTTCCAAGTGACCACTTGCACAAGGTCAGGGTATCTTTCTGGCAGAAATCTCATGCTTGTACCACACTTTTTTGCGATGATGCTACCACTCATTTATAGGCTCATGTGAAAGAACTCCTTTTTTGTTCCCATCCAGCTCAAATACCACCTTTGAGCCTGGTGCACTTACACACATCCAACCAATGCACACCCATGACCTATAATCCATACTTGCCTACCCCATGGGTGTACAAGATAAGCAGACCATGCCGACACCCAGGGGCAAACCCAGGCCTTGGGCCACCTAGCCCATGACCTGAGGACTAGGATTGAATGCCTATTGTGATGTGCACTTTTTTCACCATGTGATAGATATACACAGTCCAATGTATAATTGGCCGGTTCAGGTCTTGGGCCAATCCTGGGTCTGCCCCTGCTGACAGCTTTGTTccccatttttttaatctataccTATTATAAAAAGTGAGGAACGTTTCCGTCGTCCGTCGACCAATCACGCAACCTTACTTCTACATTACTCGCGCAATTATATTCAAAACTGCAACGTAGCCCGACGAATAGGCCGCTGCTTCACAAGTGTCAGGTTGAAGGTTCAAACCCCAGCGAACGATGtctaatttgatgtttttcctACCTCTCCAATGCAGCCTGTCCGATTGTCTCCGTTTTGCCCCAGCGCTCTGCAACTAACtaattattgtaatttatattttagacctATTGTTTGTTATAACTTTTTATGGTCTTATATATCAAGACAatagattttgaattttaacactaaaaatttgtctcataaataaattcatgaaataaatcattatttCTGTGGTTTAGGATAGattattactttatttatgaatagaaatattttatttgtgtttaaagATTATGAACACCTGTGCATAAAGTTTATggctagaaatattttatctatgtgcAAAGTTTAGGAATATTTATgcgaaaattttatgaatgaaaatattttatttatgtatagtGTTTATGAATAGAAATATGTTGAATTTTTGATCCACAAACCtgacacacaaaaaaaatggaaaagcgGAAACGTAATTTATGTTTATTCTTTAAATTCAActagaaatacaattaacaataaaaatggaATTGCAGTAGTGCTAGAATtccgtttttgttttttttttaaaaaaaacagatgttTCACCTAAAGAATATGAAATTCACATTTAAATCGGATTTCAATTTACCGTTCTAGAATTGCACGATATATAAGGCTTGCATGGGGAAGAAAGGCTTGCATgggaaaagaaacaagaaaacaaacaaaaggaaagaaagagtagataaaagaaaaaagaaagagaaaataatgtGAAACGTAAaacattgaaaattaaaaggtCATTTGTAGCTTGcactattttataattgaatatttttgcatcaaataaaaaatttaaaaagaataGGACTTATAGAACTTAGTTGAAAATGACATAACATGTTTTAGTATGCCTATGTCTTTTTTCGTTATCAAAAGACCACCCATCTTATTTAGTCGGTTTATAATATTGAGCACAATTTACTATTGTCAATTATAAGCTTCCCGATGCACTATTCCTGACTCGACgcacaatttattttcaaattttattttaatttgctcaattaaaattaaaaactcgGTGCAACGCACGAGCATTTTTTCTATCAATATAAATATCGATATGCAAGCtaatatgttttcttatcTGTGCTATAGGTTTTCATGTTACTATTGAGTTAACACACAATTCCTGCATATATAAACCCATAGAGTAAAGCTATTCAAATTCAATAGTTTACATCAAAGTGGATGATAGATGATGCAAGTGCCCTACTAAATTTGTAATAGAAATGCACTAACATTCAAAATGCATCTTGACTGTATAGATATTTAGAATGCTACATCGTAATGAAACTTTCTTACTGTCACCATTCATCTTTTTGGATAATGACAGACCTACTGGAATGTCTACAGTATATTTGCAACcctatttcttctttttcatttttacatttttgataaaaaaaagtgatgCACTTTCCTACCAGCAATATACATTTGATGTAGTTATTGAGGTATGAACGCAAGCCTGAAAAGTTTCAAAAAACTCTGCATATGATAGAGCGACTATATCAGCAGaaaattaggaaaactaagtTACCTGGTGATAAGTCCTACATCACCAAATTTCAAGACTCTTTGGGGCATTTATGGCTCaacatataatattaaattaaaaaaatatccttttCCAGAGGGAGTGTATTTAATTCATGTGCATGgaagcataaaaataatacaatgaGATGATTAATGCAACATAATCACACCAATGGTTTCTTGAAACTAAACCAGTGCTTAGTACCATGAGTAATGAGATTCACACAGCAAAGTTAGGGGTGAAACAACAAGTTTGGCAGAAGTCTGACTACTGTTCATACTTCATAGCTTGGTCACTGCTCATCGTCTTTAATTCACAGAACAGCCAGGCAGGTCCACAGAATAATAGAAAATAGCTAACCTAGATTTGTTGATCCTTAGCCATGGTATTTGGGTATCTACTATCTAGTCACAGTAGAAGGGCAGAAAGCATTTCGTGAAGTCTTATAGCATCATGGAATGCACATTTTTATGATGAGATTTTATCAAAACTTAAGCTACCATCTTGTCTATAACACAGGAATTTCgccaaataaaaagaaaacttatACCTTTCTTCAACCCAGGGCAGACATCCTCCCCTTTGAACTCTACAGGCAAGTTCACCTTCAGCATTGTCCCTTCATCCGCCTGCACCATCACCAAGTTCAATATATTTCCTGATGTTTCGTCTCTATGCACCTGCACACAAAGAGCATCCACATCACCCACAATCCATTTCATGCAGACCTGCTCTTGACACGCAACAAATCAAAGCAATTTCTTCTAGCACTCTCGCATATATAGTTGTGAAACCACCTATTCATCAGTGGCTGGCATGTTCAAGACAAAACTACGGAGGTGCACTACCTTGTAGCTAAAGATTTGGGAGTCTGGAACACGAGTGGAAGGATTGGCATGTCTGAGCAATTTCTCCAACATAAGTACAAGTACTAGGAAGTTTCTATAGCTATCATATCACCAAGCAACCAGCAATTTTCCAGGATCAACTACACAAATGTGCATTCGAACACAAAAGGTACCCCACGGCCAACGGCAACAGAACCGTCAGATGAAAAGCTCCATCCATGCTCGCGCaacgaacgaacgaacgaacgGGATATTTGATGGGGAAAAAAGGACAGAAATGGTGGAAGAACCTTGATGGGGAGGACAGTGCCGGAGTGCACGACGGCGGTGgaccgctcgccggcgcggacCTGGAGGCGGACGGGGGTGGAGAGGAAGTAGGGGGACTGCTTCAGCATCTCCCTGAGCTGCTTCCTGTCCGCGGTGAGGAGCTTCCGGTGGGCCACCCCCTCGCcggggccggcgccggcaaggGTGAGCAGCACGGCCGGGACACGGCCGTTGCGgcgctcccgcgccgccgcgcgcgggcCGGCCGTCTCCCGCGGCACCACCTGGATCGTGTGGTGGTACGACGCCAAGGCCGCCCGCCTCCACGGGGACGCCgccccgacggcggcggcggcggcggcggcgttgccgcggcggaggcagtGCGCCATGTGGTGGTGTCTGGGCTATGTGGGGAAGAGGAGATCTGGGCCTGGCTTCTGGTTTATTTCGACCCTAGTCGTTAGCGCTTGCTGGGCCTTGTATTCAATGTATGATGGTCCGTTTAGGTTAGGATTAAGGCCGTGTTCCAACGAGGAGATGTTATTCTGCACggaaatacataattaattaataattattaaaaattataaaatagattaatatgatttttaaaacaacttttctataaaaaaatttcgcaTAAATACATCATTGAATAGTTCGGAAGGCAtgcacgtgaaaaacgaggaaaTTTGGGTTGGTAAGGAATAGAGAAGAACACGAGCTAAGCCCATCATCTCAACCCATCGTAATCATTcctcatttaatttttctgcCTAACTAAGTCCTCATCACAACCAATTACAGTTCTCTGTTTTTTCAAACTCAATATCTTTAATGAGAGTAATGTAAACTATGTTAATTGTTGGTGGTGGGAGTATGAGAATATGCACTCAACCACCCCCAACTCTTTAGATTGAATGAAacacctctctccctctcaaatcgaagtgtttttttttgtctacaTGGCATACATGATGGATGAGACCTATCGCTCCGATTGGAATTCATAGTTAAGAATAAGTTAATTCGTCTGGTTAAAAGAGTTGAGGGTCGTTGAGTTTATCGTTAGTAGTTGAGTAGAGTAAATCTAACTTTTGCAATAATTAATTGGCAAAGCATGCTTAAACCTTTTTCTAATAATGGACTAGggaaataattttctatgaATAAGGGTATATTTTTAGTCATAATTATGCATTCTACCTTTTCGATGTTCACCACAACATCGAGTTAACTATCTGAGCTACAAAGCAATAAATATGGGTGTCCTTAAGCTTGAGGCAGCATAACTAATGATGGGACAACTTAGATCAACCGAGAGGTATTGACATATCTAGAACAAAAGGTGGATAGACTGTTAGGTCTCGCACGATCGAACAAACAAGAACAACTCACACTAGAAAAAGATAGGAGGAACTGGCTTATACGTATGAAGTTTGTGGCTAGTACATAGTCTTCTCAACCCTACAggtgagccgccgccgccaatcgccaCCAAGCCAAAAGCCACCTTCCTCCTTCTCGCTTCCGTTCTTATATAGTAGCGCCAGCTCGGCATACACACGCGCTACGCGACGCAAGGAGACAGTTGGCACGCAGGCCGAATTACTGGACCCATTCCGGCCCAGCTACATGCACACTGGTCTTGCAGGTTCTGCCCGAACGCCTGGGCACCGTCACCGTCTTCTGTAGCTCGTCACCGGTAATATCAGAACCGGTCATCACCTTATCATTAACAATCCCCTTCTCTTGAATTTTGGCTTGTCCCCAAGCCAAAGCTCCAGGAAACCTCCGACGCAGATCACATTCATCCTCCCAGGTGGCATCTTCAACAGTAGCATTAGACCAATGAATCAGAAGCTGAGTTTGAGTGTTGTTACCTTTTCGGGACAGACGAAAATCAAGTACTCGCAGAGGGTAAGGTGGAACGACATCAATTTTGGGTAAGCTGCCCGTGGGAAAAACCTGCTGGCCATTAGCACTCTTCAATTGAGAAACATGTATAACCGGATGAATGGAACAGTCGGCTGGCAGATTAAGTTTGTAAGCAACCGAACCCACTCTGGAGACGATCTGAAAAGGACCAAAGTACTTGAAAGCAAGTTTGTTATTAGCACCAGTGGCCACTGAGGACTGAACATAGGgttgtatttttaaataaacccAATCTCCCACTGCAAATTCCCGAAAACTTCTGCCCTTGTCAGCCAGGTGTTTCATCTGCTGTTGAGCTCGATGCAGGTGTTGCTGGACAAGCTGTTGCATCAGGGTTCTGTCTTTCAACCAAGTATCCAAATCAGGGACAGAGCAGTCTTGTGCAGTGATGCCAAAGTGATTAGGGGAGTGGCCATACAACACTTCAAATGGTGATTTCTGTAAGGCCGTGTGGTAACAACAATTGTACCAGAATTCAGCCAGATGAAGCCAGTCAGCCCACTTGGATGGTGAAGCATGAACGAAACATCGTAAGTAGATTTCCAGACATTGGTTAACTCGTTCGGTCTGACCGTCGGTCTGGGGATGGTAAGCCGAACTGAGATGAAGGGAAGTGCCAGCTAGTGAAAAGAGTTGATCCCAAAGGTTACTGGTGAATATTTTGTCTCTGTCAGAAATAATGGTGGTGGGTAGGCCATGGAGCTTATACACATGGGACATAAAAACCTTAGCTACGTCCAGAGCATTGAAAGGATGAGCCAAAGGGATGAAGTGGCCATACTTAGAAAACTTATCAACAATCACCATGATGCAATTGAACCGATGAGAACGGGGTAATCCCTCAATGAAGTCCATAGAAATTACCTGCCAAGCTCCTTCAGGGACCGGTAATGGTTGTAATAGTCCTAGGTACTTAGCTCTGTCAGGTTTTGCCTGAATGCAAGTCTGACAAAGTTGTAACTGAAGCTTGatcattttcttcatttatggccaaataaaaaagttgtttgatTCGTCTGTAAGTCACTGGAAACCCCGAATGGCCCCCTATGGGACTGGAATGCAATTCTACAATAATTTTGTTCTGCAATTCTGTGTTGTGACCAATCCATATCCGAcccttaaatttaattatgccATTGTGGAGAATGAACCCAGGTTTGGCTTGAGGGTTGAAAGAGTGCAGTCAGGAGTTTTAGGCTTTCACTATCATTTTCATAGCCCTTAACAACTTCTTGTAGCCAGAGGGGGGTGCAAGTGGATATAGCATGGACTTCTTGAAACTGTCTAGAGAGGGCATCTGCAGCTGCATTAGAACTACCCTTTCTATAACAGATTTTATAATCGAGCCCCAGCAACTTAGTGAAGGCCTTGTGCTGCCATACTGTATGCAATCTCTGATCACTCAGGTGCATTAAACTGTGATGATCAGTCAGTATGGTAAAGGAACCTAGTTGTAAATAGGATCTCCAATGATCTACAGCTAGCAAAGCAACCATGCATTCTTTTTCATAAGTAGAGAGCCCAATATACTTAGGACTTAGAGCCTTACTTACATAAGCAATTGGATGATTGTCTTGTGACAGAACTGCTCCAATTCCTGTATCACAGGCATCAGTTTCAACTACAAAAGTCTTTTTGAAATCAGGTAATGCTAAAACTGGGGCAGACACTAGAGCTTGTTTGAGAGTATTAAAAGCAGAATCAGCTTCAGCAGACCATTTGAAGGGGACATCTTTCTTCAGAAGCTGGGTGAGGGGCTTGCTCAAAATTCCATAATTTTTGACAAACTTTCTGTAATAACCAGTTAATCCCAGGAATCCTCCCAGTTTTTTGATA from Oryza brachyantha chromosome 3, ObraRS2, whole genome shotgun sequence carries:
- the LOC102714722 gene encoding 50S ribosomal protein L25 → MAHCLRRGNAAAAAAAVGAASPWRRAALASYHHTIQVVPRETAGPRAAARERRNGRVPAVLLTLAGAGPGEGVAHRKLLTADRKQLREMLKQSPYFLSTPVRLQVRAGERSTAVVHSGTVLPIKVHRDETSGNILNLVMVQADEGTMLKVNLPVEFKGEDVCPGLKKGGFLQKIRTSLVYLCPAEHIPPKIEVDLANLDIGDRVSMNDIPVHPTLKLLSKNETMPVCKILASKPVE